A stretch of Candidatus Binatia bacterium DNA encodes these proteins:
- a CDS encoding HAD family phosphatase, translated as MPTIERPGPGNNGLRGGAWSAILGWMSQHFDAVLFDFGGVFTASPFQAVGGMAKELGTSPDRLIDVVFGSYSSDTDHPWHRLERGELAIEEAREAILGIGSEHGFEADLYKLFAALAESGGIREALVDCARGLRRNGFRTGLLTNNVAEFREHWRGTIPVDELFHDVVDSSEVGMRKPDLRIFALACERLSVEPARSIFLDDHPGNIDAARKSGLVAVLVEEDPTGALAELDRLLGR; from the coding sequence ATGCCGACCATAGAACGCCCCGGCCCGGGCAACAACGGCCTGCGCGGCGGCGCGTGGTCGGCTATCCTGGGATGGATGAGCCAACATTTCGATGCGGTTCTCTTCGACTTCGGGGGGGTGTTCACGGCATCTCCGTTTCAGGCGGTCGGCGGTATGGCAAAAGAGCTCGGTACGTCGCCGGATCGGCTGATCGACGTCGTGTTCGGCTCCTACTCGTCGGACACCGACCACCCGTGGCACCGACTCGAGCGCGGCGAGCTCGCGATCGAAGAAGCGCGCGAGGCCATCCTCGGAATCGGCTCCGAGCACGGGTTCGAAGCCGACCTCTACAAGCTGTTCGCGGCCTTGGCAGAGTCGGGCGGTATTCGTGAAGCCCTGGTCGACTGCGCGCGCGGGCTGCGGCGCAACGGATTCCGAACCGGACTGCTCACGAACAACGTCGCCGAGTTTCGCGAACACTGGCGCGGCACAATCCCGGTGGACGAGCTCTTCCACGACGTCGTCGATTCCAGCGAGGTCGGGATGCGAAAACCCGACCTTCGAATCTTCGCACTCGCGTGTGAAAGACTCTCGGTCGAGCCCGCGCGTTCCATCTTTCTCGACGATCATCCGGGGAACATCGACGCGGCTCGGAAGTCGGGCCTTGTCGCCGTTCTCGTCGAGGAGGACCCGACGGGCGCGCTCGCGGAACTCGATCGGCTCCTCGGTCGCTGA
- a CDS encoding MFS transporter, with product MDPAPPYSTAYSRYVLGLLLLVTAFNVVDRSIVALVAQDIRTEMDLTDRQMGLLMGFAFTIVHLLAGLPIARFADRGGVRRTIIAISLFAWSAMTVATGMARTFPQLLLARMGVGIGEAGGGPPAHSLIADYAPRSLASGLSVLPMGAVAGLGLGFLVGGWIQHEWGWRAALYAMGVPGLLLAIVVRLTVREPPRTLPVQTESMWDAARALLALPSYRWTLVAMCIAGLSVFGRSSWEVSFLRRTYEMDARTAASWYFLISPLPSFFGAYVCARVTDRLAARDPRWFAWACALGNAAFVPTSMAFYLWPRDQTLGIMPVAFAWSAVASLLGAAAAPATSAIAQRLAPPSRRAFSAALWSMVFNFVGLGLGAYLVGDWSTRLEATYGTDALRYALATISVTPLFAAALNLLAARSIRNDIRTVDAS from the coding sequence ATGGACCCCGCGCCTCCGTATTCCACCGCCTACTCGCGCTACGTACTGGGGCTGCTCCTCCTCGTCACGGCCTTCAACGTCGTCGATCGCAGCATCGTCGCGCTCGTCGCGCAGGACATCCGCACGGAGATGGATCTCACGGACCGGCAGATGGGCCTGCTGATGGGATTCGCGTTCACCATCGTCCACCTCCTGGCCGGGCTCCCCATCGCCCGATTCGCCGATCGCGGGGGCGTGCGTCGCACGATCATCGCAATCAGCCTGTTCGCGTGGAGCGCGATGACCGTGGCCACCGGGATGGCTCGCACGTTCCCCCAGCTTCTCCTCGCCCGCATGGGCGTCGGCATCGGCGAGGCCGGCGGCGGGCCTCCCGCGCACTCCCTCATCGCCGACTACGCACCGCGCTCCCTCGCGAGCGGGCTCTCCGTCCTACCCATGGGCGCCGTCGCCGGGCTCGGGCTCGGCTTCCTGGTCGGTGGCTGGATCCAACACGAATGGGGCTGGCGCGCGGCTCTGTATGCGATGGGCGTCCCCGGCCTGCTCCTCGCGATCGTCGTGCGTCTCACCGTCCGGGAACCGCCTCGCACGCTCCCGGTGCAAACGGAATCGATGTGGGACGCGGCGCGCGCCCTACTCGCCCTCCCCTCGTACCGATGGACTCTCGTCGCCATGTGCATCGCCGGCTTGTCCGTCTTCGGTCGGTCGAGCTGGGAGGTGTCGTTCCTACGGCGCACGTACGAGATGGACGCTCGGACCGCAGCGTCCTGGTACTTCCTGATCAGCCCCCTGCCGAGCTTCTTCGGCGCGTACGTATGCGCGCGGGTCACCGACCGCCTCGCTGCTCGCGACCCGCGTTGGTTCGCGTGGGCGTGCGCCCTGGGAAACGCCGCGTTCGTACCGACGTCAATGGCGTTCTATCTCTGGCCGAGAGATCAGACGCTCGGCATCATGCCCGTGGCATTCGCCTGGAGCGCCGTCGCCTCTCTTCTGGGAGCGGCTGCCGCACCGGCGACGTCGGCCATCGCGCAGAGGCTCGCGCCGCCGTCCCGGCGGGCGTTCTCCGCGGCCCTGTGGTCCATGGTCTTCAACTTCGTCGGCCTCGGCCTCGGCGCCTACCTCGTCGGCGACTGGAGCACACGACTCGAAGCGACGTACGGCACCGATGCGCTTCGCTATGCGCTTGCGACTATCAGCGTCACCCCGCTCTTCGCCGCCGCATTGAACCTGCTCGCGGCACGCAGCATTCGCAACGACATCCGCACCGTCGACGCCTCTTGA
- a CDS encoding radical SAM protein, translating to MNRPQLGWPRETDSLCPGCVKEARARILSGDTTWKVLLDDTPGEIRATIKERDGQIVMEKTCPKHGEFVDVMASDPAFLERIESLHPGGDFTAPITPTRNHGKSTIKYGRGSVLVIDLTNRCNMMCDACFMDANQVGYVHELDLDDVKQILDDAAAVKPRRQMSINFSGGEPTISPIFLDSVRYACEVGYFAVQCSTNGIRFAQEPEFAFAAKEAGLRFAYLQFDGTDNESHEHRRVSNLFEVKQKAIENLHAAGIDVVLVPTILKGVNDHQVGDIVNFAIQNADKVTVVSFQPVSFTGRDEDIDEETRRARRYTLADLANDTATQTGMTDPNKDWFPLSSLGPFSDVVDLLLGKDAPWGSLKCGCHPNCGVGTGFLVNKRTKQTVPLSDIVDIEQMMHDMRSIADSAQSGALTKAQIGLALLRNFNAEKSPLPFTEVMRHLISHTGADDFAGEDDDASFEWRILFVAGMWFQDLWNYDFRRTERCIIPQGTQMGEISFCAYNTGVGWRQIVEDMHRVASTKEWFETVGRHKIWAGHKPVALPSDMMAAESADGCGSGCGCGPTDSTDATKEEPAPATVTASVGGS from the coding sequence ATGAATCGTCCCCAGCTCGGATGGCCGCGCGAGACCGACTCGCTGTGTCCCGGGTGCGTGAAGGAGGCCCGGGCCCGTATCCTGTCGGGGGACACCACCTGGAAGGTGCTTCTCGACGACACGCCCGGCGAGATCCGCGCCACCATCAAGGAACGCGACGGCCAGATCGTGATGGAGAAGACCTGCCCGAAGCACGGTGAGTTCGTCGACGTCATGGCGAGCGACCCCGCCTTCCTGGAGCGGATCGAGAGCCTGCACCCGGGCGGTGACTTCACCGCACCGATCACGCCGACCCGAAACCACGGCAAGTCGACCATCAAGTACGGCCGCGGCTCGGTCCTGGTCATCGACCTGACAAACCGCTGCAACATGATGTGCGACGCCTGCTTCATGGACGCGAACCAAGTCGGGTACGTCCACGAGCTCGACCTGGACGACGTGAAGCAGATCCTCGACGACGCGGCCGCCGTGAAACCCCGCCGGCAGATGTCAATCAACTTCTCCGGCGGCGAGCCGACGATCTCTCCGATCTTTCTCGATTCCGTGCGCTACGCCTGCGAGGTCGGATACTTCGCCGTGCAGTGCTCGACCAACGGCATCCGCTTCGCGCAAGAGCCCGAGTTCGCTTTCGCCGCGAAGGAAGCCGGACTGCGATTCGCGTACCTGCAGTTCGACGGCACCGACAACGAGAGCCACGAGCACCGACGGGTTTCGAATCTCTTCGAGGTGAAACAGAAGGCGATCGAGAACCTGCACGCAGCAGGTATCGACGTCGTCCTCGTCCCAACCATCCTAAAAGGCGTGAACGATCATCAGGTCGGAGACATCGTCAACTTCGCCATCCAGAACGCCGACAAGGTCACGGTCGTGTCCTTCCAGCCGGTTTCGTTCACCGGCCGCGACGAAGACATCGATGAAGAGACGCGCCGGGCGCGCCGCTACACCCTTGCCGACCTGGCGAACGATACGGCCACCCAAACCGGGATGACGGATCCAAACAAGGACTGGTTCCCGCTCTCGTCGCTCGGCCCCTTCTCGGACGTGGTCGACCTGCTCCTCGGCAAAGATGCACCGTGGGGCAGCCTCAAATGCGGGTGTCACCCCAACTGCGGCGTCGGCACCGGCTTCCTCGTGAACAAGAGAACGAAGCAGACCGTCCCGCTCTCGGACATCGTCGACATCGAGCAGATGATGCACGACATGCGATCCATCGCCGACAGCGCGCAGAGCGGCGCACTCACGAAGGCGCAGATCGGCCTCGCCCTCCTGCGCAACTTCAACGCCGAAAAGTCCCCCCTGCCCTTCACCGAAGTCATGCGCCACCTCATCAGCCACACCGGCGCCGACGACTTCGCGGGCGAGGACGACGACGCCTCCTTCGAGTGGCGAATCCTGTTCGTTGCTGGGATGTGGTTCCAGGATCTCTGGAACTACGATTTCCGGCGCACCGAGCGGTGCATCATCCCGCAAGGAACGCAGATGGGTGAGATCTCCTTCTGTGCCTACAACACCGGCGTCGGGTGGAGACAGATCGTCGAGGACATGCACCGCGTCGCCTCGACCAAGGAGTGGTTCGAGACCGTCGGGCGCCACAAGATCTGGGCCGGGCACAAACCGGTGGCCCTGCCCTCCGACATGATGGCGGCGGAGAGCGCGGACGGGTGTGGATCGGGCTGCGGCTGCGGGCCGACCGACTCGACGGACGCCACCAAGGAGGAGCCCGCGCCGGCCACCGTTACCGCTTCCGTCGGTGGCTCCTGA
- a CDS encoding amidohydrolase family protein codes for MKALPRLKFDGAVDADGHVLEPPDIWEKYIDPGHRDVAMKIQKDDAGLEYLDIGGGVSSKIIRKGYPAGLGMMDRLGGIIYERESTGSPYVDMAPLGSMDPKERVERLDMENIAKSILYPTLGVLWVAEQEDESIIQPNLTAYNRWIVDFCSDSGGRLVPVAQLSLGDPEAAEKELRRAAADGVKGIWVPPFTTTRKPLGDSAHDRVFAACQELGLPLGIHPVFEPKWCAPGRFGDYTSAAFGFFHNVTAGDAVRHAFTSMFQYGVFGKFPDLKVIVLETGGGWIGYWLDRMDTVYGTYQGKPVRDLLPELPSHYFRKQCWIAGDPDEKSLAAVIPTVGEDRFFWASDFPHPDHPPEYVPEVERLVDSLPASARPGFLGENVIEAYRLNE; via the coding sequence ATGAAGGCACTCCCGAGGCTCAAGTTCGATGGTGCAGTAGACGCGGACGGCCACGTTCTCGAGCCGCCCGACATCTGGGAGAAGTACATCGACCCGGGGCACCGCGACGTCGCGATGAAGATCCAGAAGGACGACGCCGGGCTGGAGTACCTCGACATCGGCGGCGGCGTTTCCTCGAAGATCATCCGAAAGGGCTACCCGGCGGGTCTCGGGATGATGGATCGCCTCGGCGGCATCATCTACGAGCGCGAGTCGACCGGTTCGCCCTACGTCGACATGGCACCGCTCGGGTCGATGGATCCGAAGGAGCGGGTCGAGCGGCTCGACATGGAGAACATCGCGAAGTCGATCCTCTATCCCACCCTCGGCGTCTTGTGGGTGGCCGAGCAGGAAGACGAGTCGATCATTCAGCCGAACCTGACTGCGTACAACCGCTGGATCGTCGACTTCTGTTCCGATTCCGGTGGCCGCCTGGTGCCGGTCGCACAGCTGTCGCTGGGCGATCCCGAGGCGGCGGAGAAGGAACTGCGCCGCGCGGCCGCGGACGGCGTCAAAGGTATCTGGGTGCCCCCGTTCACGACCACGCGGAAGCCGCTCGGTGACTCGGCGCACGATCGCGTTTTCGCGGCTTGCCAGGAGCTCGGTCTTCCGCTGGGCATCCACCCGGTGTTCGAGCCCAAGTGGTGTGCGCCCGGACGTTTCGGCGACTACACGAGCGCGGCGTTCGGCTTCTTCCACAACGTGACGGCGGGCGACGCCGTCCGCCACGCGTTCACGTCGATGTTCCAGTACGGCGTCTTCGGCAAGTTCCCCGACCTGAAGGTGATCGTCCTCGAAACGGGCGGTGGTTGGATCGGCTACTGGCTCGACCGGATGGACACCGTCTACGGAACCTATCAGGGCAAGCCGGTGCGCGATCTCCTGCCGGAGCTGCCGAGCCACTACTTCCGCAAGCAGTGTTGGATCGCGGGCGATCCGGACGAGAAGTCGCTCGCCGCCGTCATTCCGACGGTCGGCGAGGATCGCTTCTTCTGGGCGTCCGACTTCCCGCATCCGGACCATCCGCCCGAGTACGTGCCCGAGGTTGAGCGGCTCGTGGACTCGCTGCCGGCGTCGGCACGCCCCGGTTTTCTCGGCGAGAACGTCATCGAGGCCTACCGTCTGAACGAGTAG
- a CDS encoding TolC family protein, with translation MLELRPTLALVALLTVGTGCMVGPEYQKPPVSVADAWIDTNPGEFPTSPDVDYAKWWRAFDDPALNELSNRACAQNLTLEIAGLRVVQSIAQRGIAIGQSYPQQQEASLSYMRQTLSENSAPFSPFIDPTFNQWTLTPPGAAWEIDLWGRIRRDIESADADLMGSLFNYRNTLASLLAEVTTTYVHPRTLQEQFEVARHNVGLQKRSVGIAASDV, from the coding sequence ATGCTTGAGCTGCGCCCCACCCTCGCCCTCGTCGCTCTACTCACCGTCGGCACGGGCTGCATGGTCGGGCCGGAGTATCAGAAGCCTCCGGTTTCGGTCGCCGACGCATGGATCGACACGAACCCGGGCGAGTTCCCGACGTCGCCCGACGTCGACTACGCAAAATGGTGGCGCGCGTTCGACGACCCTGCCCTGAACGAGCTGAGCAACCGCGCGTGCGCGCAGAATCTGACGCTCGAGATTGCGGGACTCCGCGTCGTTCAGTCGATCGCCCAACGCGGAATCGCCATTGGACAGTCCTACCCCCAACAACAGGAAGCGAGCCTTTCGTACATGCGACAGACGCTCAGCGAGAACTCCGCGCCGTTCAGCCCCTTCATCGACCCTACGTTCAATCAGTGGACGCTCACGCCGCCGGGCGCCGCCTGGGAAATCGATCTCTGGGGCCGCATCCGCCGGGACATCGAATCCGCCGACGCGGACTTGATGGGGTCCCTGTTCAACTATCGGAACACGTTGGCCAGCCTTCTCGCAGAGGTCACGACGACCTACGTTCACCCGCGCACGCTCCAGGAGCAGTTCGAGGTCGCACGTCACAACGTCGGCCTCCAGAAGCGCAGCGTCGGCATCGCGGCGTCGGACGTCTAG
- a CDS encoding sulfatase, protein MRFARWLAMGLGWAVLVSLTAAVLVFAGRWVQVKLFPAPPEVVHGAEKAEYLAGLEPVDPQQAPNFVVIFFDDLGYGDLSSYGNQLIDTPRIDRLAQEGVRMTSFYSASPVCTPARAALLTGRYPVRSGTAAHVFFPDSMPLGTLRRMGGYPNELSKDEITVAEALGAAGYATGMIGKWHLGALPDYWPNDFGFDSYYGVHWSNDMMPLHVYRNAEIEIEDTTDTSNPLGAFRDEDDKFERTEGVDQTQLTRLYTEEAIQFIEQHREEPFFLYLAHTAPHVPHFADPEHAGESEGGIYGDVVEDLDRSTGAIVDAIDRLGLADRTLVIVTSDNGPDYDGSPGGLRGRKGETYEGGQRVPLIARWPGSIPPGQTTDAMGMNIDLFPTLLGLAGLTAPSDRVIDGRDLASVWESGAPSPHPFLFYFPVMSEDPDAVRDARFKYLAETGQPGRSKPTLTLVATDAENHNLILRHPEEGKRLAGALDEMRAEVETNPRGWR, encoded by the coding sequence ATGCGATTCGCGCGTTGGCTCGCCATGGGCCTGGGTTGGGCCGTGCTTGTTTCCCTCACGGCCGCGGTTCTCGTCTTCGCAGGGCGCTGGGTTCAGGTGAAGCTGTTCCCCGCCCCACCCGAGGTGGTGCACGGCGCGGAGAAGGCCGAGTACCTCGCCGGTCTCGAGCCGGTCGATCCGCAGCAGGCGCCGAATTTCGTCGTGATCTTCTTCGACGATCTCGGGTACGGTGATCTCTCGAGCTACGGGAACCAGCTCATCGACACGCCGCGCATCGACCGGCTCGCGCAGGAGGGCGTTCGGATGACGAGCTTCTACTCGGCGTCGCCGGTGTGTACGCCGGCGCGCGCCGCGTTGCTCACCGGGCGGTACCCGGTGCGCTCGGGGACCGCTGCGCATGTCTTTTTTCCCGACAGCATGCCGCTGGGCACTCTTCGGAGGATGGGGGGCTACCCGAACGAACTGTCGAAGGACGAGATCACGGTGGCGGAGGCGCTCGGCGCCGCCGGTTACGCGACGGGAATGATCGGAAAGTGGCATCTCGGCGCGCTGCCCGACTACTGGCCGAACGATTTCGGTTTCGACTCGTACTACGGCGTGCACTGGAGCAACGACATGATGCCGCTGCACGTGTACCGGAACGCGGAGATCGAGATCGAGGACACGACGGACACCTCAAACCCCCTCGGGGCGTTCCGCGATGAAGACGACAAATTCGAACGAACCGAGGGGGTCGATCAGACGCAACTCACCCGGCTCTACACCGAGGAGGCGATCCAGTTCATCGAGCAGCATCGCGAGGAGCCGTTCTTCCTGTATCTGGCGCACACGGCGCCGCACGTTCCGCACTTCGCCGACCCGGAACACGCCGGTGAGTCCGAGGGCGGGATCTACGGAGACGTGGTCGAGGATCTCGATCGAAGCACCGGGGCGATCGTCGACGCCATCGATCGGTTGGGCCTTGCGGATCGAACCCTGGTGATCGTGACGAGCGACAACGGTCCCGACTACGACGGTAGCCCCGGGGGCCTTCGAGGGCGCAAAGGCGAAACGTACGAAGGAGGGCAGCGCGTTCCGCTCATCGCGAGGTGGCCCGGGTCGATTCCACCGGGCCAGACGACTGACGCCATGGGAATGAACATCGATCTGTTTCCGACCCTGCTCGGCCTGGCCGGGCTCACCGCGCCGAGCGACCGTGTCATCGATGGTCGGGACCTCGCCTCCGTCTGGGAGAGCGGTGCACCCAGCCCGCATCCGTTCCTCTTCTACTTCCCGGTCATGAGCGAGGATCCCGACGCGGTTCGTGATGCGCGGTTCAAGTACCTGGCCGAGACCGGGCAACCTGGGCGGTCGAAGCCGACCCTGACACTGGTCGCGACGGATGCGGAGAATCACAACCTGATTCTCCGGCATCCGGAAGAGGGCAAACGACTCGCAGGAGCGCTGGACGAGATGCGCGCCGAGGTCGAGACCAACCCACGCGGCTGGCGCTAG
- a CDS encoding molybdopterin-dependent oxidoreductase, which yields MVQGSPPDASATIAGSLCRFCHAQCAAHVEVVDGRVRGLRGIPDNEAYHGFTCTKGRELPAFHTSPHRLLRSLARGPDGSHRPLASGEAMDAIGDRLRVILDEHGPRSVAIYIGTHGYNNLLTAQTALAFMDAIESPMVFTSVTIDQPGKAISTALHGTWLAGAPSLEQSDVWLATGTNPLHSMLGPVNPGRAFRLARERGLGLVVIDPRRTEFARRADVHLQARPGEDPTVLAGLLRVIFSEGLQDDEFLSANVRGQENLREIVEAFTPQYVERRADVPASQLERAARIYAAGRRGVAVVGTGPNMSGRGNLTEYLTKALMTVCGHWLREGDAVANPGVLINWPPRKAQAVEPSPAWGFGEKLRVRGLGNTAAGLPTAAAADEILLEGEGQVRALLNLGGNPLVAWPDQKKTHDALGRLDLLVSIDPVLSATARVSDYVIAPTLSFETAGCSALSELLGGYVGWGYSMPYGHWAPKLVDPPAGSDVIDDWTLFHGLARRLGHALRVKPITHLDPTLQEEHAVTLDGDEPPTSEELWEMLLRGSPVPLAEVKPCTEGHVFARDKTVDAKDAGWAGRLDVGSAPMIAELHEVGGEPIASPEDSEFAFRLISRRLPHVHNSSWHLHEPLRRKHPSNPAFMHPDDLERLGVTSGSIVEISSAAATIQGVVEAAPDLRRGLVSMPHCWGGVPGEDDDVRVHGGNTSRLSSTDRDFDRYSGIPRMSTIPVNVRPATPEPGQGTENEP from the coding sequence ATGGTGCAGGGCTCCCCTCCGGACGCCTCCGCGACGATCGCAGGGTCGCTCTGCCGCTTTTGTCACGCGCAGTGTGCCGCGCACGTCGAGGTCGTGGACGGTCGAGTCCGCGGTTTGCGCGGGATCCCCGACAACGAGGCGTACCACGGCTTTACGTGTACGAAGGGGCGCGAGTTGCCGGCGTTCCACACGAGCCCGCACCGGCTTCTGCGGTCGCTGGCCCGTGGCCCCGACGGCTCGCATCGGCCGCTCGCCAGCGGCGAGGCCATGGACGCGATCGGGGATCGACTACGCGTGATCTTGGACGAGCACGGGCCGCGGAGCGTCGCGATCTACATCGGCACGCACGGGTACAACAACTTGCTCACGGCGCAGACGGCGCTCGCGTTCATGGACGCCATCGAGTCGCCGATGGTGTTCACGAGCGTGACGATCGATCAGCCGGGCAAAGCGATCTCGACGGCGCTCCACGGAACGTGGCTCGCGGGCGCACCCAGCTTGGAGCAGTCCGACGTCTGGCTCGCGACCGGGACGAACCCACTTCACTCCATGCTCGGTCCGGTGAATCCCGGACGTGCCTTTCGCCTTGCGCGCGAGCGGGGGCTCGGCCTCGTCGTGATCGATCCGCGGCGCACGGAGTTCGCGCGACGGGCCGACGTGCACCTCCAGGCGCGCCCGGGCGAAGATCCGACGGTGCTCGCCGGTCTTCTCCGCGTCATCTTCAGCGAAGGTCTGCAGGACGACGAGTTTCTCTCGGCCAACGTTCGCGGCCAGGAGAATTTGCGCGAGATCGTCGAGGCCTTCACGCCGCAATACGTCGAGCGTCGAGCCGATGTGCCCGCTTCGCAACTCGAACGTGCCGCTCGGATCTACGCTGCGGGCCGCCGTGGTGTCGCGGTTGTGGGAACCGGGCCGAACATGTCGGGGCGCGGCAATCTGACCGAGTATTTGACGAAGGCGTTGATGACGGTGTGCGGTCACTGGTTGCGCGAGGGCGACGCGGTGGCGAACCCCGGGGTGCTGATCAATTGGCCTCCGCGCAAGGCGCAGGCGGTGGAGCCGTCGCCGGCGTGGGGGTTCGGGGAGAAGTTACGCGTCCGAGGCCTCGGCAACACGGCAGCGGGACTGCCGACTGCGGCTGCGGCTGATGAGATACTCCTCGAGGGGGAGGGGCAGGTCCGGGCGCTCCTCAACCTCGGGGGCAATCCGCTGGTAGCGTGGCCGGACCAGAAGAAGACCCACGATGCGCTCGGTCGGCTGGATCTCCTGGTCAGCATCGATCCCGTGCTCTCGGCCACGGCGCGGGTCTCGGACTACGTGATCGCACCGACGCTATCCTTCGAGACCGCCGGCTGCTCCGCACTGTCGGAGCTTCTCGGCGGTTACGTCGGGTGGGGCTACTCGATGCCCTACGGTCACTGGGCCCCGAAACTCGTGGACCCGCCGGCGGGATCCGACGTAATCGATGATTGGACGCTGTTCCACGGCCTCGCGCGCCGGCTCGGACACGCCCTGCGGGTCAAGCCGATCACCCACCTCGATCCGACGCTCCAGGAAGAGCACGCGGTCACACTCGACGGCGACGAGCCGCCGACCTCCGAAGAGTTGTGGGAGATGTTACTACGTGGGTCCCCGGTTCCACTGGCCGAGGTGAAGCCGTGCACCGAGGGGCACGTGTTCGCCCGCGACAAGACGGTCGATGCCAAGGATGCCGGCTGGGCGGGGCGGCTCGATGTCGGGAGCGCGCCGATGATCGCGGAGTTGCACGAAGTCGGGGGCGAGCCGATCGCTTCGCCGGAAGATTCCGAGTTCGCGTTTCGCCTGATCAGCCGACGGCTGCCGCATGTGCACAACTCCTCGTGGCACCTCCACGAGCCGCTGCGTCGCAAACATCCTTCGAACCCGGCGTTCATGCATCCCGATGATCTCGAGAGGCTCGGAGTCACGTCGGGCTCGATCGTGGAGATCTCGTCCGCGGCTGCAACGATTCAGGGGGTCGTCGAGGCGGCGCCGGATCTGCGGCGCGGACTCGTATCGATGCCGCATTGTTGGGGAGGCGTTCCCGGCGAGGACGACGACGTGCGGGTTCACGGAGGCAACACGAGTCGGCTCTCGAGCACGGACCGTGACTTCGATCGCTACAGCGGCATCCCGCGAATGAGCACGATCCCAGTGAACGTTCGCCCGGCGACACCCGAACCGGGCCAAGGTACGGAGAACGAACCATGA
- a CDS encoding carotenoid oxygenase family protein: MTQAGAKPLPWHLQGNWAPVQDEIDVTDLTVEGEIPAALEGSYYRNGMNPRSGYSTTWFFGHGMVNRIQLGGGRALSFRNRYVRTPYFEKDMHIAEAVMDPTASPANTNIVRHGGRFFALEEFHSAWEMSADLETIGCFDYDGKVKGPMTPHVKFCPRTGEMLFFGYDVMGPPYLRYHRADASGALVQSEEIDLPRPVMIHDLNITRNHVVFMDLPIVFSLEAGFQFKPECGARLGVMPRTGGNADVQWHDIEPCTVFHPMNSYETDDGKIILDVCRQPSLMSGGLGDLDQQANLWRWTIDTVAGGVKEEQRDDLFCDFPRVDDRLVGERARFGYAAEYEEADCPTFAHSLLRYDLESGAVVKHDLGATVRGGEPVFVPASPDAAEDEGWILALVHDEGTDVSYLQIIDGRNFEGPPVARVRIPQRVPYGSHGNWIPNT, from the coding sequence ATGACGCAGGCAGGCGCGAAGCCACTCCCCTGGCACCTCCAGGGAAACTGGGCTCCGGTCCAGGACGAGATCGACGTGACGGATCTGACCGTCGAGGGCGAGATCCCTGCGGCGCTCGAGGGCAGCTACTACCGCAACGGGATGAATCCCCGGTCGGGGTACTCGACGACCTGGTTTTTCGGTCATGGGATGGTGAACCGCATCCAGCTCGGTGGTGGCCGAGCCCTCTCATTTCGCAATCGGTACGTGCGGACGCCGTACTTTGAGAAGGACATGCACATTGCCGAGGCGGTGATGGACCCGACCGCGTCGCCGGCGAACACCAACATCGTCCGTCACGGTGGACGCTTCTTCGCGCTCGAGGAGTTCCACTCCGCGTGGGAGATGAGCGCCGACCTCGAGACGATCGGATGCTTCGACTACGACGGCAAGGTGAAGGGGCCGATGACGCCCCACGTGAAGTTCTGTCCGAGGACGGGCGAGATGCTCTTCTTCGGCTACGACGTCATGGGCCCACCCTACCTGCGCTACCATCGCGCGGATGCGAGCGGGGCGCTCGTGCAATCGGAGGAGATCGACCTCCCGAGGCCCGTGATGATCCACGACCTGAACATCACGCGAAACCACGTCGTGTTCATGGACCTCCCGATCGTGTTCTCGCTGGAAGCGGGGTTTCAGTTCAAGCCGGAGTGTGGGGCTCGGCTCGGCGTGATGCCGCGTACCGGAGGCAATGCCGACGTTCAGTGGCACGACATTGAGCCGTGCACGGTCTTCCATCCGATGAACTCGTACGAGACCGACGACGGAAAGATCATCCTCGACGTTTGTCGCCAGCCCTCGCTCATGAGCGGCGGTCTCGGAGATCTCGATCAGCAGGCGAATCTCTGGCGCTGGACCATCGACACCGTTGCCGGGGGGGTGAAAGAGGAGCAGCGCGACGATCTGTTCTGCGACTTTCCCCGAGTGGATGATCGGCTCGTCGGGGAGCGCGCCCGCTTCGGCTACGCGGCCGAGTACGAGGAGGCGGATTGCCCGACCTTCGCGCATTCGCTGCTGCGCTACGATCTCGAGAGTGGTGCCGTCGTGAAGCACGACCTGGGGGCGACGGTTCGCGGGGGAGAGCCCGTCTTCGTGCCGGCGTCACCGGATGCGGCCGAGGACGAGGGCTGGATCCTCGCGCTCGTGCATGACGAGGGGACCGACGTTTCCTACCTCCAGATCATCGACGGCCGGAACTTCGAGGGCCCGCCGGTGGCGCGCGTGCGAATACCGCAGCGCGTCCCATACGGCTCGCACGGCAACTGGATCCCGAACACCTGA